The window GCATACCGCCGTTATGCGGCAGTACAGTGCCGAAAATCTGCAGCACACCACGCTCGGTCAGATACTCAATAATGCCCTGCATCAGGCGCAGGCCCAGCCCCTCTCCGCGACAGTTGTCATCGATAATAACGGAGAATTCCGCCGCCACATCATCAGCATCGATATACACCCTTACCACGCCATACAACTCACCTTCACGCAGTGCGACAAAGGCCATTTCCCGGTCATAATCAATCTGCGTGAAGCGCGCAAGTTCCCGGTGATCAAACTGGCGGCGTGCCGAGAAGAACCTCAGGCGCAGCGATTCCGGGCTCAGGCGCTGATAGAAACGCTCCAGCGCCGGTTCGTCTTCAGCACGGATCGGGCGCACATCGTAGGCATGACCATTGCGGCTTTCATACTGGCTTTCCAGCTCTTTCGGATACGGCATGATGGCACTACGGGCCGGATGGCCCACCTCGCCTGCCACACCAATCACCATATAGCGACCCACCTGACGGCGGATGGCATTCACCTCAAAGCCCGCCATCCACGGATGATTGAGCGCCATGTGCGACAACGCGACCAGCCAGCGCTCAAGCGTTACCAGTTCACGCTCAATGTTGTCGGAACGCTCACTCAGCACCTGATAAAAATGGCTGCGTTTGATCAGCTTTTCCGCCAGATTGGCATTCAGCGGCGGCAGCGCCACCTGACGATCCACCAGAATATCAGCGGTGGAGCCGCCACCACCAAAGAACAGATACGGGCCGATTTCAGAATCACGGCCAATACCAAAAGAAAACTGCAGATTATCCAGAGCCCTGTGCATGGTTTGCAGGGTGTAACCCAGCACCGGGCTGTTCGGGAAAGCTACAGCAATCTTGCCTTCCAGATCCTCGGCTGCATTGGTGACATCCTCAATGGTTTTCAGCTCACGCGCCACCGAGCGCAGACGCTCGCGCGGGTTGTTACCGTAAGCAAAGGGATAGAGATAGTCGCGGTGGTGTACCCGCAATACCCAGGGGCCTTTAACCTCTTCCGCGACATTCAGCAACTCCGACAGCGAAGCGCGGTAGCGGTTTTCCGCACAGGAGAAACCATAGGCATTGAGCAGGTCCCAGGCCTGATCCGGCAGCAGGTAATCGCCGGGGCGATGGACCGCCAGAATGGCTTTGTCGACTTCGGTATGCACAGAAGAAATCGGAATCTCGAGACTCTCCGGCGTCTCACGCAGCAGATCCTGAGTGCGCTGATGCTGCACCATGTACATATAGGATTTGATGGCATTATCCGGTGTATCGAAGGTCGGAATGCCATGCTGGTCGAAACATTCACGCGCTGCTTCCACCGAATACTCCCCCATCCAGCTGGTCAGCACGCTCTTATTACTGTGCTGGGCAATCTTGACCAGCGTTTCGGCATTGGCCAGCGGATCTGACCCCAGACTCGGGATGTAAATAACCAGCAGTGCATCAACCTGCTTGTCACGCAACAGAGTGTTGGCAACCGCCGCCAGCTGCTGCGGCTTCAGCTCCGGATTCAGCAATACCGGATTATCGGTTTTCACATATTCGGGCAGCAGGCTGCGCAAATGGGTGCGAGTGTCCTCAGACAAAGTGGCCAGGCGTCCCTTGTCGTGCAGCAGCCGGTCCATCGCCAGAATGGCCGGGCCGCGCCCATTGGCAATGATCGCCAGGCGTGGACCAAAGCTTTCGCGGCGACGACTCAGCGCATCGACGCAATCAAACAATTCATCGGTGGCTGACACCCGCAATACACCAGCACGGGCCAGGGTTTCGTCCACCAGAGCATCGCGCGAGCGCAGCCCCTTCGGGCTGGTAATGCGGTTTAACGGATTCTCCTGAAAGCGGTTGCTCTTAACCGCCAGCACCAGCTTATGCCGGGAGGCTGCACGCAAGGCACGGATCAGCGCCTTACCAGAGCCGATTTCATCCAGCTGAATCAACAAGGTACGCACCTGCGGCTCTTGTACGATGTAATCGATCAGATCTGGCAGCGTCACATCCTGACTCTTGCCCAGTGTCAGTACGTGAGAAAAGCCAATATTACGACTGAAGGCCCAATCCATCACGCCGGAGGCCAGCGTCCCGGACTGGCCAACATAGGCAATCTGACCACTGCGTACCGGTACGTGCAGGAAGCTGGCATTCAGCTTGCGCCCCGGGATAACCATGCCGAGGCAATCCGGACCGAGAATTCGCATCCGGGTTTGCTGGATGACCTGATTCAGACGGTCGGACGATGGCCGGAACTGCCAGGAGCGGGTCCGGGCAATTCCGCCGGTCAGCAGCATGGCTGCACCAATATTTTTGCTGTGCAGTTGCTTGATAATCTTCGGTACCGTTTCCGCAGGCGTACAGATAATGGCCAGATCCACCGGACCATCAATTTGCCCGATACGTGACAACGCCGGAATGCCGTACACCTCTTTATAGCCACGTGAGTTCACCGGAATGATCACGCCGGGGTATTCGCCATTAACCAGATTGCGCACAATGGCGCCACCAAGACTGCCGACCCGCTCAGAAGCACCGATAACAGCAATGGTTTTAGGCTGGAAAAATAATTCGAGAGAGCGGGTTCCCATAAGGAATGATCCTTAAGTTTAGTTTGCGTAAATACTGGCCCTATATACACTGGGCGGACAAAAGACAAAAACTACCTCATATGACCACAGCCTACTACTCCTTCCAGCGACACTTTGAGCACGACACCGGCGATGAGCATCCGGAGCACGCCATGCGCATACTGGCGATTGAACAGCAGCTCAAGTCGCGTGGCCTATGGGATCAGCTGACCATAATCGATGGCCAGTCAGCCCATGAGCCAGACATTCTGCGTGCTCACAGTCCGGGCTATGTTGAGCAGCTAAGGCTGATTCAGCCTAAGCAGGGTCATATCTATGTCGACGAGGATACACCAATGTCCTCAGGCAGCCTTGATGCAGCTCTCTATTCTGTCGGAACAAGCACCCAGGCACTGGACGATATTATGGCCGGTAAATATGACAATGCATTTGTCTCGGTCCGTCCGCCCGGTCATCATGCCGAACACCGTAAAAGCATGGGTTTCTGTTTTTTCAACAATGTTGCCATCACGGCGTTACGT of the Thalassolituus hydrocarboniclasticus genome contains:
- a CDS encoding bifunctional acetate--CoA ligase family protein/GNAT family N-acetyltransferase — encoded protein: MGTRSLELFFQPKTIAVIGASERVGSLGGAIVRNLVNGEYPGVIIPVNSRGYKEVYGIPALSRIGQIDGPVDLAIICTPAETVPKIIKQLHSKNIGAAMLLTGGIARTRSWQFRPSSDRLNQVIQQTRMRILGPDCLGMVIPGRKLNASFLHVPVRSGQIAYVGQSGTLASGVMDWAFSRNIGFSHVLTLGKSQDVTLPDLIDYIVQEPQVRTLLIQLDEIGSGKALIRALRAASRHKLVLAVKSNRFQENPLNRITSPKGLRSRDALVDETLARAGVLRVSATDELFDCVDALSRRRESFGPRLAIIANGRGPAILAMDRLLHDKGRLATLSEDTRTHLRSLLPEYVKTDNPVLLNPELKPQQLAAVANTLLRDKQVDALLVIYIPSLGSDPLANAETLVKIAQHSNKSVLTSWMGEYSVEAARECFDQHGIPTFDTPDNAIKSYMYMVQHQRTQDLLRETPESLEIPISSVHTEVDKAILAVHRPGDYLLPDQAWDLLNAYGFSCAENRYRASLSELLNVAEEVKGPWVLRVHHRDYLYPFAYGNNPRERLRSVARELKTIEDVTNAAEDLEGKIAVAFPNSPVLGYTLQTMHRALDNLQFSFGIGRDSEIGPYLFFGGGGSTADILVDRQVALPPLNANLAEKLIKRSHFYQVLSERSDNIERELVTLERWLVALSHMALNHPWMAGFEVNAIRRQVGRYMVIGVAGEVGHPARSAIMPYPKELESQYESRNGHAYDVRPIRAEDEPALERFYQRLSPESLRLRFFSARRQFDHRELARFTQIDYDREMAFVALREGELYGVVRVYIDADDVAAEFSVIIDDNCRGEGLGLRLMQGIIEYLTERGVLQIFGTVLPHNGGMLKLAERLGFSAHHNMDEGVVEVGKNLNPLKYAWQRKRMYPL